A stretch of the Balneola vulgaris DSM 17893 genome encodes the following:
- a CDS encoding AMP nucleosidase: MTNSLHLSHSDFSNNDDLRKATENACDLMENIYEQGKYPKMIVERAWSEHNPTINGELAHPKALRWYLKRELTRLLQKNADITIEPSRETIHLNNPLLLDHTDESEWDITNKKLFLFSPERTEISLDRLSHYTGTDPCDFQRYILFTNYAMHVEVFLEKFPDCVKPAREGVQMPAYHHKLDDNKGITLINIGVGPSNAKTITDHVAVLRPDAMIMVGHCGGLRNHQEIGDFVLASGYMREDKVLDDLFPIGIPVVPNYLLNLYLKQVLDHHGLNHRVGTVYTTANRNWEFSKKATVEQIHQSRSMAVDMESATVATNGFRYRVPHATLLCVSDKPLHGKPKLSGAAQAFYQNSKEMHLELVIETIEMVKQNFPEGLPNSSIRAMNEPLMGGGE; the protein is encoded by the coding sequence ATGACAAACTCGCTTCACTTATCTCATTCAGATTTTTCAAATAATGATGACCTGCGCAAAGCTACGGAAAATGCTTGCGACCTGATGGAGAATATCTATGAGCAAGGTAAATACCCAAAAATGATTGTAGAGCGAGCGTGGTCGGAGCACAACCCAACTATTAATGGAGAGTTGGCGCATCCAAAAGCACTTCGATGGTATCTGAAGCGTGAGCTAACTCGGTTGCTTCAAAAAAATGCTGACATCACCATTGAACCTTCTCGTGAAACTATTCACCTTAACAATCCACTGTTATTAGATCATACAGATGAAAGCGAGTGGGATATCACGAACAAAAAGCTATTCCTTTTTAGCCCTGAAAGAACTGAAATTTCATTAGACCGCCTTTCGCATTATACAGGCACCGACCCTTGTGATTTCCAACGGTATATTCTCTTTACCAATTACGCTATGCACGTTGAGGTGTTTTTAGAAAAATTCCCTGACTGTGTGAAGCCTGCCCGTGAGGGGGTACAAATGCCGGCTTATCATCATAAACTAGATGACAATAAAGGTATCACTCTCATCAACATTGGCGTTGGACCTTCAAATGCTAAAACTATCACTGATCATGTAGCGGTACTTCGTCCCGATGCCATGATTATGGTTGGTCACTGTGGTGGACTTCGAAACCACCAAGAAATTGGCGACTTCGTTCTTGCTAGCGGTTACATGCGAGAAGACAAGGTACTAGACGATTTATTCCCAATAGGTATCCCTGTTGTACCGAATTACTTATTGAACCTATACCTCAAACAAGTATTGGATCATCATGGGTTAAACCATCGTGTTGGCACCGTTTACACAACGGCAAATAGAAACTGGGAGTTTTCAAAGAAAGCAACCGTTGAACAGATTCATCAAAGTAGAAGTATGGCGGTAGACATGGAGTCGGCAACGGTAGCAACGAATGGATTCCGGTACCGCGTACCTCATGCCACCTTATTATGTGTAAGCGATAAGCCTTTACATGGGAAACCAAAGTTATCGGGAGCTGCCCAAGCTTTTTATCAAAACTCGAAAGAAATGCACCTCGAGTTAGTGATTGAAACCATCGAGATGGTAAAACAAAACTTCCCAGAAGGGCTTCCGAACTCAAGCATTCGCGCTATGAACGAACCATTAATGGGTGGTGGCGAGTAA
- the radC gene encoding RadC family protein has product MINEKHESFSADDFLNRSVKDMRPDEQPREKLMRYGAGSLSDAELLAILLRTGTKKLNVIEASRALLDHFGGLHSLIKRQWKELGVIPGIAKVKAITLEAAFELARRLQVAELGEEVQITSPEAASAYFGPKLRHLTKEVFIVAFLNNKKVLTGFQQISSGGSNATIVEPAEVMRQAILNQANSIIVLHNHPSGNERASTADIQLTKRLIESGKLLGVPLDDHIIIAGYNFVSLRSDGVFN; this is encoded by the coding sequence ATGATTAACGAAAAACACGAATCCTTTTCCGCCGATGACTTTCTAAACCGGTCGGTAAAGGACATGCGCCCCGATGAACAACCCAGAGAAAAACTAATGCGGTATGGAGCAGGATCCCTTTCGGATGCTGAACTTCTAGCTATCTTATTACGCACGGGCACCAAAAAACTTAACGTCATTGAAGCCTCACGTGCTTTATTGGATCATTTTGGTGGACTCCATTCTCTTATCAAAAGGCAATGGAAAGAATTAGGGGTAATACCGGGTATCGCAAAAGTAAAAGCTATTACCTTAGAAGCCGCCTTTGAATTAGCACGTCGACTTCAAGTAGCTGAATTGGGTGAAGAAGTACAAATCACCTCTCCCGAAGCAGCATCCGCTTATTTTGGACCGAAGTTACGGCACCTTACTAAAGAGGTATTTATTGTAGCCTTTCTAAATAACAAAAAAGTGCTCACAGGCTTTCAGCAGATTAGTTCAGGCGGGAGCAATGCCACAATTGTTGAACCTGCGGAAGTGATGAGGCAAGCTATACTCAATCAAGCCAATTCCATAATCGTACTCCACAACCACCCTTCTGGAAATGAACGAGCTTCCACGGCCGACATTCAACTCACCAAACGATTGATTGAATCTGGCAAACTACTGGGAGTGCCTTTAGATGATCATATTATCATTGCAGGCTACAATTTTGTTTCTCTTCGAAGTGATGGAGTATTCAATTAA
- the argS gene encoding arginine--tRNA ligase gives MNDYLQQIIADALKPFELEEQPDIQLEAPKDPTHGDASTNVAMMLARPLKNNPRAIAQQLVDNLKYDDKKIAAVEIAGPGFINFRYAEDYLYDELSSILDAGTEYGKTSEHGGKKVLVEFVSANPTGPLTVGHGRNAVLGDTVARLLEWTGAEVDREYYFNDAGRQMRVLGQSVQARYHELLGLEAEFPEGGYEGEYIRDIAATIKDEKGDSLANQDEWKPFKEKAEESIFADISGTLQRMNIHMDSYFNEHSLYEDGSIDDAVAKLREKGLAYDADGATWFKTTEFGKEKDTVLIKSTGEPTYRLPDIAYHMNKLDRGYDLCLDVFGADHIATYPDVMSGISALGYDADKVDVIIYQFVTIVKDGQPFKMSTRKANFVTLDELMDEVGSDVTRFFFLMRSPNTHLEFDIAQAKEAGDKNPVFYLQYAHARIASILRKATEEYDFEGQADLTLLKESAEEALIKTLLKFPEQIASAANAREPHRLINYLNDVASAFTTFYHDCRIIGVDPDLGQARIELAKATAQVLRNGLTILGITAPDKM, from the coding sequence ATGAACGATTATCTACAGCAGATTATAGCTGACGCATTAAAACCATTTGAGCTAGAAGAACAACCAGATATTCAGCTGGAAGCTCCAAAAGATCCCACTCATGGAGATGCTTCCACCAATGTTGCTATGATGCTTGCTCGGCCGCTAAAGAATAACCCAAGAGCAATTGCACAACAGCTAGTAGATAATCTTAAGTATGATGACAAAAAAATTGCGGCTGTTGAAATAGCAGGCCCGGGGTTCATCAATTTTCGATATGCTGAAGACTATTTATATGATGAGCTCTCAAGCATTTTAGATGCTGGCACTGAGTATGGTAAAACAAGCGAGCATGGTGGAAAGAAAGTGCTTGTTGAGTTTGTAAGTGCGAACCCAACAGGTCCGCTTACAGTAGGTCATGGCCGTAATGCTGTGCTTGGAGATACTGTAGCTCGATTGTTAGAGTGGACGGGTGCTGAAGTTGACCGCGAATATTATTTCAACGATGCAGGACGCCAAATGCGTGTTCTTGGCCAATCGGTTCAAGCACGTTATCATGAATTGTTGGGCTTAGAAGCTGAATTTCCCGAAGGAGGTTACGAAGGTGAGTACATCCGTGATATCGCCGCTACCATAAAAGATGAAAAAGGGGATAGTTTAGCTAATCAAGACGAATGGAAGCCTTTTAAAGAAAAAGCGGAAGAGTCTATATTTGCCGATATCAGCGGTACTTTACAGCGTATGAATATCCATATGGATTCGTATTTCAATGAGCACAGTTTGTATGAAGACGGTTCTATTGATGATGCTGTAGCAAAACTTCGTGAAAAGGGACTCGCTTATGATGCCGATGGCGCTACCTGGTTTAAAACTACCGAGTTTGGCAAAGAAAAAGATACGGTGCTTATCAAAAGCACGGGTGAGCCAACCTATAGACTCCCTGATATCGCATACCACATGAACAAGCTCGATCGTGGATACGACCTGTGCTTGGATGTATTCGGAGCCGACCATATTGCAACTTACCCAGATGTGATGTCTGGAATTTCGGCACTTGGTTATGATGCAGATAAAGTAGACGTAATCATCTATCAGTTTGTGACCATTGTAAAAGATGGCCAACCATTCAAAATGAGTACACGAAAAGCCAATTTCGTGACTCTCGATGAACTCATGGATGAAGTGGGCTCTGACGTAACTCGCTTCTTCTTTTTAATGCGATCGCCTAATACGCATTTAGAATTTGATATTGCACAGGCTAAAGAAGCCGGTGATAAGAACCCTGTATTCTATCTTCAATACGCACATGCACGCATTGCTAGTATCTTGCGTAAAGCTACCGAAGAGTACGACTTTGAGGGACAAGCAGACTTAACTTTACTTAAGGAATCGGCTGAGGAGGCTTTGATCAAAACACTCTTGAAGTTTCCAGAGCAAATCGCTTCTGCCGCAAATGCTAGAGAACCACATCGCTTAATAAACTACTTGAACGACGTTGCTTCAGCCTTCACAACTTTCTATCACGATTGCAGAATTATTGGTGTAGATCCTGACTTGGGACAAGCACGTATCGAGCTTGCTAAGGCTACCGCTCAAGTGCTAAGAAATGGATTAACTATTTTGGGGATTACGGCACCCGATAAAATGTAA
- a CDS encoding class I SAM-dependent methyltransferase, whose translation MKFELKSPENERASIQVPSEIAHLSKPFNGVLCSQEGDEYEVTNNIIDILGKDPSFSSVASYTNHWKLTAHIYEDIWRKRSLSLLTGEDFPIEKEHELLIEWTAPKEGGLYLDLGCSTALYGRALKAAQKKADIVALDFSMQMLEEARLKAEADETDLFFVRADGKEMPFFSKTFDGIVMGGTLNELTDEMKVLYDARRVLKEDGKLFMMHLIKSDAWYGRLLQESMGLGGLKFWTKKESNKLFEQAGFGIEEQITRGIVCFTLLKVQ comes from the coding sequence ATGAAGTTCGAACTTAAATCCCCTGAAAACGAAAGGGCATCCATTCAGGTGCCTAGCGAAATTGCACATCTCAGCAAACCCTTTAACGGCGTTTTATGCTCTCAAGAAGGGGACGAGTACGAAGTCACCAACAACATCATAGACATACTCGGTAAAGACCCTTCCTTTTCAAGTGTAGCTTCATACACCAATCACTGGAAACTTACGGCGCACATCTATGAAGACATTTGGAGAAAACGATCGCTATCTCTATTAACGGGTGAAGACTTTCCTATAGAAAAAGAGCATGAGTTATTGATAGAATGGACTGCTCCCAAAGAAGGTGGGTTGTATCTAGATTTAGGTTGTTCAACGGCATTGTATGGCAGAGCCTTGAAAGCCGCTCAAAAGAAAGCCGATATCGTAGCACTTGATTTCTCAATGCAGATGTTGGAGGAAGCTCGACTGAAAGCCGAAGCTGATGAAACGGATTTATTCTTTGTTCGAGCCGATGGCAAAGAGATGCCATTTTTCAGTAAAACATTTGATGGCATTGTGATGGGAGGTACGCTAAATGAACTTACTGATGAGATGAAAGTGCTTTATGATGCTCGCAGAGTATTAAAAGAAGATGGTAAGTTATTTATGATGCACCTTATTAAGTCGGATGCATGGTATGGTCGTTTACTTCAAGAGTCGATGGGTCTCGGCGGACTCAAGTTTTGGACCAAAAAAGAGTCGAATAAATTATTTGAACAGGCAGGCTTTGGTATAGAAGAGCAAATCACACGAGGTATCGTATGCTTTACTCTTCTTAAGGTTCAATAA
- a CDS encoding SAM hydrolase/SAM-dependent halogenase family protein, producing the protein MSQIITLTTDFGLQDQYVSAMKAVILGISPNTRLIDISHDIPAQDIMAGAWVTRNAAFLFPANTVHLVVVDPGVGTDRHPIAMKINDQYFVGPDNGIFSLFYSEFEYEAVKLNKEKFWRDTRSRTFHGRDIFAPVAAHLANGVDLKEVGDPIKELVTYHWAVPIGDKDGLQGWVVHIDRFGNLITNISEQLIEDMIGRRKVKIYVGNTMIDHLVNTFGDVEEGDPAAFIGSSGMLEIGINKGNAAKLLSVDKGAQVSLVLQVRP; encoded by the coding sequence ATGAGTCAAATAATTACCCTCACTACTGATTTTGGTTTACAAGACCAATATGTGAGTGCAATGAAGGCTGTGATATTAGGTATATCGCCTAATACTCGCCTTATTGATATCTCACACGATATTCCAGCACAGGATATCATGGCAGGGGCATGGGTAACTCGAAATGCAGCCTTTCTATTTCCAGCAAATACCGTTCACTTAGTTGTAGTTGATCCTGGTGTAGGTACCGATCGCCATCCTATAGCAATGAAAATAAATGATCAATATTTCGTTGGACCAGACAACGGTATTTTTTCATTGTTCTACAGTGAATTTGAATATGAAGCAGTTAAGCTGAATAAAGAAAAGTTCTGGAGAGATACACGATCTAGAACATTTCATGGGCGTGATATTTTTGCGCCAGTTGCTGCTCACTTAGCAAATGGTGTAGATCTAAAAGAAGTGGGCGACCCCATCAAAGAATTAGTGACTTATCACTGGGCTGTTCCTATTGGTGATAAAGACGGGTTGCAGGGGTGGGTTGTACATATCGATCGTTTTGGGAACTTAATTACGAACATATCTGAACAACTGATTGAAGATATGATTGGCCGGCGAAAAGTGAAGATTTACGTGGGGAACACGATGATTGATCACTTAGTAAATACTTTTGGTGATGTGGAAGAAGGTGATCCTGCTGCATTCATAGGAAGTTCTGGGATGCTAGAAATAGGCATCAATAAAGGAAATGCCGCAAAGCTTTTAAGTGTTGATAAAGGAGCGCAGGTATCGTTGGTACTCCAGGTTAGACCGTAA
- the dnaN gene encoding DNA polymerase III subunit beta: MKFSVSSNELNKGLSAVIGAVPSKATLPILETILFESEDGKLKLSATDLEIAIVEYIDADIEEDGAVAIPARRLLETLRQLPNIPVFFSVDDRKNVNFRTDKGTYKLVGDDADEFPEIPSLQEGVEIATSREAINNAIDKTLFAVSSDDLRPAMMGVYFKIGTSESKFVATDGYRLVEYTNRKITGSSDTEFIVPDKALGLVQKTANGEECEITVTNDHARFKSGSTIVITRLINEQYPNYDSVIPRDNNKFLTISKEQMLSTVRRVAIFSSSTTRQIRLQLEADKLTIRAEDLDMSSEAKETIDCDYNNDGLEIGFNAKYLGDVLSNIDDEQVSFEFSSPNRAGIVRPSEESEHEEILMVVMPVMLNNYS, translated from the coding sequence ATGAAATTTTCAGTATCAAGTAACGAACTCAACAAAGGCCTATCTGCAGTAATAGGTGCTGTGCCATCAAAAGCTACGCTTCCAATTTTGGAAACCATTTTATTTGAAAGTGAAGATGGTAAACTGAAACTTTCAGCTACCGATCTTGAGATTGCTATCGTAGAATATATTGATGCCGACATTGAAGAAGATGGGGCTGTAGCAATTCCTGCTCGTCGCTTACTTGAAACACTGCGTCAGCTTCCAAACATACCTGTGTTTTTTAGTGTTGATGATCGCAAAAATGTAAACTTTCGCACCGATAAGGGTACTTACAAATTGGTTGGCGACGATGCTGATGAATTCCCAGAAATCCCAAGTCTTCAAGAAGGTGTTGAAATCGCCACTTCTAGAGAAGCCATCAACAACGCTATAGATAAAACATTGTTTGCGGTTTCAAGTGATGACTTACGACCTGCCATGATGGGGGTTTACTTTAAAATTGGAACAAGCGAAAGTAAGTTTGTTGCTACCGATGGATACCGTTTAGTGGAATACACCAATCGCAAAATCACAGGCAGCAGTGATACAGAGTTTATTGTACCGGATAAAGCACTTGGCTTAGTTCAGAAAACAGCGAATGGCGAAGAATGTGAAATTACTGTGACGAACGATCACGCTCGTTTCAAAAGTGGAAGCACTATCGTGATTACACGTTTAATTAACGAGCAATATCCAAACTACGATTCTGTAATTCCTCGTGATAACAACAAGTTTCTAACGATTTCAAAAGAGCAGATGCTTTCAACCGTTCGTCGTGTTGCAATCTTCTCTAGCTCAACTACTCGCCAAATTCGACTACAGCTCGAAGCAGACAAGCTTACCATCAGAGCCGAAGATCTTGATATGAGTAGTGAAGCAAAAGAAACCATCGATTGCGATTACAATAATGATGGACTAGAAATTGGCTTCAATGCGAAGTACTTGGGCGATGTGCTAAGTAACATCGATGATGAGCAAGTAAGTTTTGAATTCTCTTCACCAAATAGAGCCGGTATTGTGCGCCCTTCAGAAGAGAGCGAGCACGAAGAAATTCTTATGGTTGTAATGCCTGTGATGTTGAATAACTACTCTTAA
- a CDS encoding PorV/PorQ family protein has protein sequence MKYIIPALLILFVAFNDSQAQPTLAKYGNDFLNTGAGAQALGMGSAFTSVTRDVTAAYWNVAGLSFVERPQLIYMHSERFDGIVGYDYGGFAYPLAAKDAVIAISFFRQGVDNIANTLNAWDQDRNAPKENPNDHITRFSAADLAVFISLAKKSTDRLALGITAKVINQRLGPFANAWGYSLNVGAQLKTDIVDVGINVRDITTMQKMWEVNEDEFEGFQEVFNDSIPSGQNEYVLPSIKMGVSRVFSFHDFEWTAAIDTDLYFENRRAYYMNVGRMSIEPHIGSELNYKQIISFRTGLTDFITDPEGGFTVSPTLGLGLNLSMFSLDYGFGSFAGTSSNLGYTHRLSLRYSL, from the coding sequence ATGAAGTATATCATCCCAGCGCTCCTCATTCTCTTCGTTGCATTCAACGATAGTCAGGCTCAGCCAACTTTGGCTAAGTATGGGAATGATTTTCTTAATACAGGTGCTGGTGCACAGGCTCTTGGGATGGGTTCAGCCTTCACTTCGGTAACCCGTGATGTAACGGCTGCATATTGGAATGTAGCTGGGTTGTCGTTTGTAGAAAGGCCACAGTTAATATATATGCACTCAGAACGGTTTGATGGCATTGTGGGCTACGATTATGGCGGTTTCGCTTACCCTTTGGCTGCCAAAGATGCCGTTATTGCGATTAGTTTTTTTCGCCAAGGTGTAGACAACATCGCAAATACATTGAATGCTTGGGACCAAGACCGAAATGCCCCGAAGGAAAACCCCAATGATCATATCACTCGATTTAGTGCAGCCGACTTAGCCGTTTTTATTTCATTGGCCAAAAAAAGCACGGATCGACTTGCTCTTGGTATCACTGCAAAAGTGATCAATCAACGTCTCGGGCCGTTCGCTAATGCATGGGGATACAGCTTAAATGTGGGAGCTCAGCTGAAAACCGACATCGTTGATGTTGGTATAAATGTGCGTGATATTACAACCATGCAGAAGATGTGGGAAGTTAATGAGGATGAATTTGAGGGCTTTCAAGAAGTCTTTAATGACTCGATTCCATCCGGGCAAAATGAATACGTTCTCCCTTCGATCAAAATGGGCGTTTCAAGAGTTTTTTCCTTTCATGATTTTGAATGGACCGCGGCCATAGATACGGATCTCTACTTTGAAAACCGCCGGGCTTATTACATGAATGTTGGACGCATGAGTATAGAGCCTCACATCGGTTCAGAGCTGAATTACAAACAGATTATCAGCTTTCGCACAGGCTTAACGGATTTCATTACCGATCCTGAAGGCGGTTTCACCGTATCTCCAACTCTTGGGCTGGGTTTAAATTTATCTATGTTTAGTTTGGATTATGGGTTTGGTAGTTTCGCTGGCACATCAAGTAATTTGGGATATACTCATCGCCTTTCCTTACGCTATTCGCTATAA